In the Chroococcidiopsis sp. SAG 2025 genome, one interval contains:
- a CDS encoding DUF2854 domain-containing protein produces the protein MLRQVSLGRLGLVVGGLITIVGFVAYFIDNPTLNLVGFFYGIPLLLGGLALTAAELKPVPYTQPTSPEVVALRQQQATATQNQVRQDITRYRYGQSAHLDTALERLGLAPTDEERPIVKGVRETQIDGAYGLILEFDSPFVTLEQWQKKQDKMESFFGPGIRVEVTQPAEDEIEIAMIAASSQGTSS, from the coding sequence ATGTTGCGACAAGTATCTTTAGGAAGGCTAGGTTTAGTTGTTGGTGGTTTAATTACAATTGTGGGATTCGTTGCCTATTTTATTGATAATCCCACACTCAATCTTGTGGGTTTTTTTTATGGCATTCCCCTTTTATTAGGAGGTTTGGCGTTGACGGCAGCGGAACTGAAGCCAGTGCCATACACTCAACCAACTTCCCCTGAAGTAGTTGCTTTGCGCCAACAGCAAGCTACAGCAACTCAAAATCAAGTCCGTCAGGATATTACCCGCTATCGTTACGGTCAGTCAGCTCATTTAGATACAGCATTAGAACGGCTGGGACTTGCGCCAACGGATGAAGAAAGACCGATTGTTAAGGGCGTGCGAGAAACACAAATCGATGGTGCTTATGGGTTGATTTTAGAATTTGATTCTCCCTTCGTGACACTGGAACAATGGCAAAAAAAACAAGACAAAATGGAAAGTTTTTTTGGTCCTGGGATACGTGTTGAAGTCACACAACCTGCTGAAGATGAGATTGAAATAGCAATGATTGCGGCTTCTAGTCAAGGGACTTCCAGCTAG
- the ctpA gene encoding carboxyl-terminal processing protease CtpA, with translation MSKRIFQIGVLLVMPILLALSIWTQPATAITEEQRVVVEAWRIVNRAYLDDTFNHQNWSAVRQQALKQPLDNPESAYKTVEKMLASLNEPFTRFLRPEQYRSLQVNTSGELTGVGLQIALNSKTGQLEVVAPIAGSPAEKAGIQSRDRILKIDGIPTTQLTLDEAAAKMRGPAGSKVLLTVERDGSPKEIQVARDRIAVNPVVAQLQPSPSGAEIGYIRLIQFNANATAEVAHAIANLEKQGADAYILDLRNNPGGLLQSGIEIARLWLDEGTIVYTVNRQGIQGNFEAFGSALTHDPLVVLVDRGTASASEILAGALQDNGRAKIVGEKTFGKGLIQSLFELSDGSGMAVTVAKYETPNHRDIHKQGIVPDLNVATDRLSRDQIATAADPQYLAAVELLDNTSTIAKSDK, from the coding sequence ATGTCAAAGCGAATTTTCCAGATCGGAGTTTTGTTGGTCATGCCAATTCTGCTAGCGTTGAGTATTTGGACTCAGCCAGCAACCGCCATTACGGAAGAGCAGAGAGTGGTAGTAGAAGCATGGCGAATTGTCAATCGTGCCTATCTGGACGATACGTTTAACCATCAAAATTGGTCGGCAGTGCGGCAACAAGCACTCAAACAACCCCTTGACAACCCAGAGTCAGCATACAAAACAGTCGAGAAAATGCTGGCAAGTTTGAACGAGCCTTTTACGCGCTTTTTACGACCAGAACAGTATCGGAGTTTACAAGTTAATACTTCTGGCGAACTGACAGGTGTAGGACTGCAAATTGCTCTCAATTCCAAAACAGGACAGTTAGAGGTCGTAGCACCAATTGCTGGTTCTCCAGCGGAAAAAGCAGGTATTCAATCTCGAGATCGCATTCTCAAAATCGATGGTATTCCGACTACCCAATTAACTCTAGATGAAGCCGCAGCCAAAATGCGGGGTCCGGCAGGTAGTAAAGTCCTGCTGACAGTAGAACGGGATGGTTCGCCAAAAGAAATCCAGGTAGCCCGCGATCGCATTGCTGTCAATCCCGTAGTTGCCCAACTCCAACCCTCACCTAGCGGAGCAGAGATCGGCTACATACGCCTGATTCAATTTAATGCCAACGCCACAGCAGAAGTTGCCCACGCGATCGCCAATTTAGAAAAACAAGGTGCTGATGCATACATTTTGGATTTACGCAATAATCCTGGAGGCTTATTGCAATCGGGAATTGAAATTGCCCGTCTGTGGTTGGACGAAGGCACGATCGTCTATACGGTTAACCGCCAAGGCATCCAAGGAAATTTTGAAGCTTTTGGCTCGGCATTAACTCACGACCCCCTAGTTGTCTTAGTCGATCGCGGTACGGCTAGCGCCAGTGAAATTCTCGCTGGAGCGCTGCAAGACAACGGACGAGCAAAAATTGTTGGTGAAAAGACGTTTGGTAAAGGCTTAATTCAATCTTTGTTTGAACTATCGGATGGCTCGGGTATGGCTGTTACCGTTGCCAAATACGAAACCCCAAATCATCGAGACATTCACAAGCAGGGCATTGTCCCAGATCTTAACGTAGCAACCGATCGCCTCAGTCGCGACCAAATCGCCACCGCAGCAGACCCGCAATATTTAGCAGCAGTAGAATTATTGGACAATACATCAACAATTGCTAAAAGCGACAAATAA
- the petB gene encoding cytochrome b6 yields MFSKQVTDSKAYNWFEERLEIQALAEDVTSKYVPPHVNIFYCLGGITLVCFLIQFATGFAMTFYYKPTVTEAYASVQYLMTDVNFGWLIRSIHRWSASMMVLMMILHTFRVYLTGGFKKPRELTWVTGVILAVITVSFGVTGYSLPWDQVGYWAVKIVSGVPEAIPVVGTLIADLLRGGSSVGQATLTRYYSAHTFVLPWAIAVFMLLHFLMIRKQGISGPL; encoded by the coding sequence ATGTTTAGTAAACAGGTAACTGATTCAAAAGCATACAACTGGTTTGAGGAGCGCTTGGAGATCCAGGCTCTTGCTGAAGATGTAACCAGTAAGTACGTCCCCCCACACGTCAATATTTTTTACTGTCTCGGTGGTATCACCTTGGTTTGCTTTTTAATCCAGTTTGCGACTGGATTCGCTATGACGTTTTACTACAAGCCGACTGTAACTGAAGCTTATGCTTCCGTACAGTACCTCATGACGGATGTAAACTTCGGCTGGTTGATCCGCTCCATCCACCGCTGGTCAGCCAGCATGATGGTGCTGATGATGATCTTGCATACATTCAGAGTTTACTTAACTGGCGGTTTCAAAAAGCCCCGCGAACTGACATGGGTAACAGGCGTAATTTTGGCAGTAATTACCGTTTCCTTCGGTGTAACGGGCTACTCCTTACCTTGGGATCAAGTCGGCTATTGGGCGGTGAAAATCGTGAGTGGCGTACCAGAAGCAATTCCAGTCGTCGGCACTCTCATTGCTGACTTGTTGCGCGGCGGTTCGAGTGTAGGTCAAGCAACGCTAACTCGCTACTACAGCGCTCATACCTTTGTCTTACCTTGGGCGATCGCTGTCTTCATGCTGCTGCATTTCCTGATGATCCGCAAGCAAGGTATTTCTGGTCCGTTGTAA
- the petD gene encoding cytochrome b6-f complex subunit IV, with product MGTLKKPDLSDPQLRAKLAKGMGHNYYGEPAWPNDLLYIFPVVILGTGACIVALSVLDPAMVGEPANPFATPLEILPEWYLYPVFQILRSVPNKLLGVMLMAAVPLGLILVPFIENVNKFQNPFRRPVATTVFLVGTLVTLWLGIGATFPIDKSFTFGLF from the coding sequence ATGGGAACACTAAAAAAACCAGACCTGAGCGACCCTCAATTACGTGCCAAGCTGGCTAAGGGCATGGGTCATAATTATTATGGCGAACCTGCTTGGCCTAACGACTTGCTCTATATTTTCCCTGTGGTAATTTTGGGAACGGGCGCTTGTATAGTCGCTTTGTCCGTACTAGACCCAGCAATGGTAGGCGAACCAGCAAATCCTTTCGCTACGCCTCTGGAAATTTTACCTGAGTGGTATTTATACCCAGTATTCCAAATTTTGCGGTCAGTTCCCAATAAATTATTGGGAGTCATGCTGATGGCTGCCGTACCACTGGGGTTAATTCTGGTTCCATTTATTGAGAATGTCAATAAGTTCCAAAACCCCTTCCGCCGTCCAGTCGCAACAACTGTGTTTTTAGTTGGCACTTTAGTTACCTTGTGGCTCGGTATTGGTGCTACTTTCCCGATTGACAAATCTTTCACTTTCGGTCTGTTCTAA